In Mycoavidus cysteinexigens, a genomic segment contains:
- a CDS encoding ABC transporter permease subunit yields MKAWLQRLAPQGRAAVIAGPYIWLLLFFFVPFLLVVKISFADLRLGIPPYSELAVLKDGVLKITLQLSNYAFLLTDNLYFATYVNSLKVAAISTVLCLLIGYPMAYYIARSNPVTRNILLMAVMLPFWTSFLIRVYAWIGILKNNGLLNNFLIWAGLIETPIELYHTNIAVYIGMVYSYLPFLVMPLYAHLVKMDLRLLEAAHDLGARPWKVFVQITLPLSRNGIMAGCLLVFIPAVGEYVIPELLGGADTLMIGRVMWNEFFNNADWPMASAVTCAMVLLLLVPMALFQHSQVKELSSKS; encoded by the coding sequence ATGAAGGCCTGGTTGCAACGCTTAGCCCCTCAAGGCCGCGCCGCCGTCATTGCCGGCCCTTATATTTGGCTCTTGCTGTTTTTCTTTGTCCCTTTTCTGTTAGTCGTCAAAATCAGCTTTGCAGATTTGCGGCTCGGGATTCCCCCGTATAGCGAGCTGGCAGTGCTCAAAGACGGGGTGCTTAAGATCACCCTGCAACTGTCCAATTATGCGTTTTTATTAACGGATAACTTGTACTTCGCCACTTATGTAAATTCACTGAAAGTGGCGGCGATTTCGACGGTGCTGTGCTTACTCATCGGTTATCCGATGGCGTATTACATTGCGCGCTCAAACCCAGTCACCCGTAATATCTTGCTGATGGCAGTCATGCTGCCTTTTTGGACTTCGTTTTTGATTCGTGTGTATGCGTGGATTGGGATTTTGAAGAATAACGGCTTATTGAATAATTTTTTAATCTGGGCCGGTTTGATCGAAACGCCAATCGAGCTTTATCACACGAATATTGCGGTATATATCGGGATGGTGTATTCATATCTGCCTTTTTTAGTGATGCCGCTCTATGCGCATTTAGTCAAAATGGATTTGCGTTTGCTAGAGGCTGCCCATGATTTAGGGGCGCGGCCTTGGAAAGTCTTTGTGCAAATTACGTTGCCGCTTTCCAGAAATGGCATTATGGCCGGTTGTCTACTGGTCTTTATTCCGGCGGTAGGGGAATATGTGATTCCAGAGTTGCTTGGCGGAGCCGATACTTTAATGATTGGCCGCGTCATGTGGAATGAATTTTTTAACAATGCTGATTGGCCTATGGCGTCAGCCGTCACTTGTGCCATGGTGTTACTGTTACTGGTGCCAATGGCGCTGTTTCAGCATTCTCAAGTGAAAGAGCTTTCTAGCAAGTCATGA
- a CDS encoding ABC transporter ATP-binding protein translates to MSRDSSHGPTVTPAKPLSLHSQESDFVQIIDAVKKFGATTAVQNVSLSVKRGEIFALLGSSGCGKSTLLRMLAGFETLTSGRILIDGEDLAQMPPYRRPVNMMFQSYALFPHMTAHANVAFGLKQEGRPKAEIQERVASALELVQMSHLAKRKPHQLSGGQQQRVALARSLVKRPKLLLLDEPMSALDKQIRQRTQIELMDILDKVGVTCIMVTHDQEEAMVMADRVAVMTDGRIVQIGTPLEVYEYPNSRFCAEFIGSTNFFAGTIVEDEADHIFVQSPDLPKPLYVSHGVMGQLGMEVTISVRPERVAVTRQAPAQNYNWAHGKVDNIAYRGGYTLYHVMLDSGKMVVANVSSLALTEMQAPTYDDEVFISWSPESGVVLTK, encoded by the coding sequence ATGAGCAGAGATTCATCCCATGGCCCTACTGTTACGCCTGCTAAGCCACTGAGTCTGCACAGTCAGGAAAGCGATTTTGTCCAAATTATTGATGCCGTAAAGAAATTTGGCGCGACTACGGCTGTGCAAAATGTCAGTCTGTCGGTTAAACGAGGGGAAATTTTTGCTTTGCTTGGCAGTTCGGGCTGTGGCAAATCGACCTTGCTGAGGATGTTAGCGGGTTTTGAAACTTTGACGTCAGGCCGTATTTTGATTGATGGCGAAGATCTGGCTCAAATGCCACCATACCGGCGTCCGGTCAATATGATGTTCCAGTCTTATGCGCTTTTTCCGCATATGACGGCGCACGCTAATGTGGCTTTTGGCCTCAAACAAGAAGGCCGGCCCAAAGCGGAAATTCAAGAGCGTGTGGCCAGTGCGCTTGAGCTAGTGCAAATGAGCCACTTGGCTAAGCGCAAGCCGCATCAACTGTCAGGCGGTCAGCAGCAGCGCGTGGCGCTCGCGCGCAGTCTGGTTAAACGACCTAAATTGCTGCTACTGGATGAACCCATGTCGGCGCTGGATAAACAAATTCGGCAGCGCACGCAGATTGAATTGATGGATATTCTGGATAAAGTCGGCGTGACTTGCATTATGGTCACGCATGACCAAGAAGAGGCCATGGTCATGGCGGACCGAGTGGCGGTGATGACGGATGGGCGCATTGTGCAAATTGGCACGCCGCTAGAAGTCTATGAATATCCGAATAGCCGCTTTTGCGCTGAATTTATCGGCTCGACGAATTTTTTTGCGGGCACGATCGTAGAGGATGAAGCGGATCATATCTTTGTGCAAAGTCCAGATTTGCCTAAACCTCTATATGTGAGCCATGGTGTGATGGGACAGCTTGGCATGGAAGTGACGATTTCTGTGCGTCCAGAGCGGGTTGCTGTGACGCGCCAAGCGCCGGCGCAAAATTACAATTGGGCGCACGGTAAAGTCGACAATATTGCATACCGCGGGGGGTACACGCTTTACCACGTAATGCTTGATTCCGGCAAAATGGTGGTGGCGAATGTTTCCAGTTTAGCGCTTACGGAAATGCAAGCGCCGACTTACGACGATGAAGTCTTTATTAGTTGGAGCCCAGAGTCGGGCGTGGTGCTGACAAAATGA
- a CDS encoding polyamine ABC transporter substrate-binding protein: protein MNRCRAISLLLNLFQSFFRRPQFLLGLICVAPFAWAGPNEARLNIYNWSDYIAKDTIAGFEKQAGIKVRYDVYDSADTLQAKLLTGRSGYDVVTPTSNYAGRLRAADIFEPLDKSKLPNLKHLDPQLMAIVAGADPGNRYFVPWAYGTTGLGYNVTKVRQVLGADVALDSWDILFKPEYVSKLKSCGVSMLDAPDQLFAAALHYLGKAPDSTNPDDYRQALQLLKRIRPYITQFNSSGYINDLVGGDICFAFGWSGDVVIAGRRAREAKKDYQIQYFIPQSGAPIWFDVMAIPKDAPHKEAALKWINYIETPQVHAAITNQVYYPSANMLAKQYLDPLVANDPAIYPSPEMIKKLFLLKPLPPETARLMTRLWTEFKTGF from the coding sequence ATGAACCGCTGTCGAGCCATATCGCTTTTGCTCAATCTATTTCAAAGTTTTTTCCGCAGGCCACAGTTTTTGCTCGGTCTAATCTGTGTTGCCCCCTTTGCGTGGGCTGGCCCTAATGAGGCGCGGCTGAATATTTATAACTGGTCTGACTATATCGCAAAGGATACGATTGCAGGCTTTGAAAAGCAAGCCGGCATTAAAGTGCGTTATGACGTTTATGATAGCGCTGACACCTTGCAAGCGAAGCTTTTGACCGGGCGCTCCGGTTACGATGTGGTGACGCCCACGAGCAACTATGCTGGCCGGTTGCGCGCAGCAGACATTTTTGAGCCGCTCGATAAGTCAAAACTGCCTAATCTTAAGCATCTTGATCCGCAGCTTATGGCGATTGTCGCTGGCGCCGATCCAGGTAATCGTTATTTTGTACCGTGGGCTTATGGTACGACAGGTCTAGGTTATAACGTCACCAAAGTGCGCCAGGTGCTGGGCGCCGATGTGGCGTTGGATAGCTGGGACATTCTCTTTAAACCAGAGTATGTTTCAAAGTTAAAAAGCTGTGGCGTGTCGATGCTAGATGCGCCCGATCAATTGTTTGCCGCGGCGCTGCATTACCTTGGCAAAGCGCCTGATAGCACCAATCCAGATGACTACCGACAGGCGTTACAATTGCTTAAGCGGATTAGGCCTTATATCACGCAATTTAACTCATCGGGGTATATCAATGATTTAGTCGGCGGGGATATTTGTTTTGCTTTTGGCTGGTCTGGCGATGTTGTGATTGCCGGGCGGCGTGCGCGTGAGGCAAAGAAAGACTATCAAATTCAATACTTTATTCCACAGAGTGGGGCGCCGATTTGGTTTGATGTGATGGCGATCCCCAAAGATGCGCCGCATAAAGAGGCCGCGCTGAAATGGATAAACTATATCGAAACACCGCAAGTCCACGCGGCGATTACGAATCAAGTTTATTATCCGAGCGCAAATATGCTCGCTAAGCAGTACCTTGATCCCCTGGTGGCGAATGACCCGGCAATTTATCCCAGCCCTGAGATGATTAAAAAGCTATTTTTGCTTAAACCGTTGCCGCCTGAGACGGCGCGGTTAATGACGCGCTTATGGACTGAATTTAAAACCGGTTTTTAG
- a CDS encoding NADPH-dependent FMN reductase, whose translation MNAPRILVFAGSLRTGSYNLALAKAAAQQLEALNAQVTLLDLADYPLPIYDGNLEQASGVPAAARTLHTTIAAHQGVFIASPEYNASVTPLLLNTIAWISRVNENGGKLAVFGQPVFALGSASPGYYGGYRGLLALRHLLTLTLHSQVLPQMVTLSQAHLAFNEQGQLKDEAAQNMLQEMAKQLVKAAHTVK comes from the coding sequence ATGAACGCCCCTCGCATCCTCGTCTTCGCTGGTTCGCTGCGCACCGGTTCCTATAATCTTGCCCTAGCCAAAGCGGCCGCGCAGCAACTCGAGGCGCTTAATGCACAGGTGACGCTATTAGATTTAGCCGATTATCCGCTGCCAATTTATGACGGCAACCTAGAGCAAGCCAGCGGCGTGCCAGCCGCAGCGCGCACCTTGCACACCACCATCGCTGCGCATCAGGGCGTGTTTATTGCCAGCCCCGAATACAATGCCAGCGTTACACCGTTGCTGCTGAATACGATTGCTTGGATCTCCCGCGTCAATGAAAATGGCGGCAAACTCGCTGTTTTTGGCCAGCCGGTCTTCGCGCTTGGCAGCGCTTCACCAGGCTATTATGGAGGATATCGCGGACTTTTAGCGTTGCGTCATTTATTGACACTAACGCTGCATAGTCAGGTTTTGCCGCAGATGGTCACCCTAAGCCAAGCACATCTCGCCTTCAATGAACAAGGCCAACTTAAAGATGAAGCCGCCCAAAATATGCTGCAAGAAATGGCAAAGCAACTTGTCAAAGCTGCGCACACTGTAAAATAA
- a CDS encoding DUF1289 domain-containing protein, translating to MSSELHDLPDSPCIGVCSTLFDEVCMGCGRTAFEVSNWVFFSDEEKRLVWQRIIKENKAMRFTRAPT from the coding sequence ATGTCCTCCGAACTTCATGATCTGCCCGATAGCCCTTGTATTGGCGTTTGCTCGACCCTTTTTGACGAGGTCTGCATGGGCTGCGGGCGGACCGCATTTGAAGTATCGAACTGGGTCTTTTTCAGTGATGAGGAAAAGCGCTTAGTATGGCAGCGCATTATCAAAGAAAATAAAGCCATGCGTTTTACACGCGCGCCAACTTAG
- a CDS encoding glutathione S-transferase family protein yields the protein MLTLYFAPHTCALSVLIALKWLDVPHKVEKVKLGDPEYRKLAPLGMVPAMTDEHGKLMTQAAALLKYLVNKYPAAKLGGDGTLDGNYVLDEKLAFLTGDFHPAFWPFFSPKRFTVKEDEASIAAIKSASHIRIDRVMLELDRQLGNNAYLLGQQRSIADAYAFAMARWADYLPKTISHYPNAQRFMQAMQEDEGVQAALKHEA from the coding sequence GTGCTGACTCTCTATTTTGCTCCTCATACCTGCGCACTCTCTGTATTAATTGCATTAAAGTGGCTTGATGTGCCGCATAAAGTTGAAAAAGTAAAGTTAGGCGACCCTGAATATCGCAAGCTCGCGCCGCTGGGCATGGTGCCGGCGATGACAGATGAGCACGGGAAGTTAATGACGCAAGCCGCAGCGCTCTTAAAATATCTCGTCAATAAATATCCAGCAGCAAAACTAGGCGGTGATGGTACCCTCGATGGCAACTATGTGTTGGATGAAAAGCTAGCCTTTCTGACTGGCGATTTTCATCCTGCTTTCTGGCCGTTTTTTTCACCCAAGCGCTTCACGGTAAAAGAAGATGAAGCAAGTATCGCAGCGATCAAAAGCGCCAGCCATATTCGGATTGATCGAGTCATGCTGGAATTGGATCGTCAGTTGGGGAACAACGCATATTTGCTTGGTCAGCAGCGTAGTATTGCTGATGCCTATGCATTTGCGATGGCGCGCTGGGCGGATTATCTGCCTAAAACCATCAGCCATTACCCTAACGCCCAGCGATTTATGCAGGCGATGCAAGAGGACGAAGGTGTACAAGCGGCGTTAAAACACGAGGCTTAA
- a CDS encoding NAD(P)-dependent oxidoreductase codes for MTLHKNGDIAAGCLPAEQLAANFADVASPLSAHAAVVEAHRCCYCYDAPCVNACPTSIDIPGFIRKIGNGNLVGAARDILSANPLGGMCARACPTEILCEGACVLNHQDSMPVAIGALQRHATDHQMEREVVSGKPLFARAADTGRHVAVVGAGPAGLACAYTLALSGHRVTIFDAHDKPGGLNEYGIAAYKTVDDFAQREVQWLLSIGGIELHARRQLGRDFALTQLREQFDAVFLGIGLGGINALHADGETLAGVLNAVDFIAQLRQSDDLSTLPVGHQVVVIGGGNTAIDAAVQSVKLGARQVTMAYRRGAAQMSATWAERDFARKQGVVLLEWARPLRIIGMLQAGSSDAHASAVQFETTRLDADGQLEGTGETFCIKADVVLKAIGQTLVSDGLDAQLLTLDGARIAVDADGATSLPGVWAGGDCTNHPALDLTVQAVQDGKLAAHAIIRQFARTVAKAG; via the coding sequence ATGACATTACACAAGAACGGCGATATCGCTGCAGGCTGTTTGCCTGCAGAACAACTCGCGGCAAACTTCGCCGATGTGGCGTCCCCGCTCAGCGCTCACGCGGCAGTTGTCGAGGCGCACCGCTGCTGCTACTGTTATGACGCGCCGTGTGTAAACGCATGCCCAACGAGTATCGACATTCCAGGCTTTATCCGCAAGATTGGCAACGGCAACCTGGTAGGCGCCGCACGCGACATCCTGTCAGCCAACCCTCTTGGCGGCATGTGCGCGCGCGCGTGTCCGACCGAGATTCTGTGCGAAGGCGCTTGTGTACTCAACCACCAGGACAGCATGCCCGTTGCGATTGGTGCGTTGCAACGGCATGCAACCGATCACCAGATGGAGCGTGAAGTGGTATCGGGTAAACCGCTCTTCGCACGGGCGGCCGATACTGGGCGGCACGTCGCCGTTGTCGGTGCCGGGCCAGCCGGCCTCGCATGCGCTTATACGCTCGCACTGAGTGGACACCGGGTAACGATCTTCGATGCGCATGACAAGCCGGGCGGGCTCAATGAGTACGGCATCGCCGCGTATAAAACTGTCGATGATTTCGCGCAGCGTGAAGTGCAATGGCTGCTGTCGATCGGCGGCATCGAGCTGCACGCCCGACGCCAGCTTGGTCGCGACTTCGCGCTGACGCAGTTGCGTGAACAGTTTGACGCCGTGTTCCTCGGCATCGGGCTGGGTGGCATCAATGCGCTGCATGCCGACGGCGAAACGTTGGCCGGTGTGCTGAACGCAGTCGACTTCATCGCCCAGCTACGTCAAAGCGACGACCTCAGTACGTTGCCGGTCGGACACCAAGTGGTTGTAATCGGCGGTGGCAACACCGCAATCGATGCTGCCGTACAAAGCGTCAAACTTGGTGCGAGGCAGGTCACGATGGCCTACCGGCGCGGCGCGGCGCAGATGAGCGCTACATGGGCGGAACGTGACTTCGCACGAAAACAAGGCGTGGTGCTGCTCGAATGGGCCAGGCCGCTGCGCATCATTGGCATGCTGCAGGCCGGCAGTAGCGACGCGCATGCGAGCGCCGTGCAGTTTGAGACTACACGGCTGGATGCCGACGGCCAGCTCGAGGGAACCGGCGAGACATTTTGCATCAAAGCGGACGTTGTGCTAAAGGCAATAGGCCAGACGCTTGTATCCGATGGCCTTGACGCACAACTGCTGACGCTCGACGGCGCACGGATCGCGGTGGACGCTGATGGCGCCACGTCACTGCCTGGCGTTTGGGCGGGCGGCGACTGCACTAACCATCCGGCGCTCGATTTAACCGTGCAGGCCGTGCAGGACGGTAAGCTGGCCGCACACGCGATCATCCGGCAGTTCGCCCGCACCGTGGCCAAAGCCGGGTAA
- a CDS encoding IS3 family transposase: MYPLFELMMANQAEFPVQVLCRVLKVSRSAYYAWSQRKPSARQQENTQLIEEIRIIHAESDATYGMPRIRAELMEQGWAVSRRRVARLMRLQGLRGVCRRRYQVTTRRDLRQPPAPDLVKRQFVADEPNQLWVADATFVPTGAGFIYLAIVLDVWSRRVVGCSGLPTNFSHTGA, translated from the coding sequence ATCTACCCCCTCTTCGAGCTCATGATGGCGAATCAGGCCGAATTCCCCGTGCAGGTGCTGTGCCGAGTGTTAAAAGTTTCGCGTAGTGCGTATTACGCTTGGAGTCAGCGTAAACCGAGTGCTCGTCAACAAGAAAATACGCAGCTGATAGAAGAGATTCGCATCATTCATGCTGAGTCAGATGCGACGTATGGAATGCCCCGTATTCGAGCTGAGCTGATGGAGCAAGGCTGGGCCGTTAGCCGTCGCCGAGTAGCAAGGCTGATGCGCCTTCAGGGCCTACGTGGCGTGTGCCGTCGTCGCTATCAAGTGACCACTCGGCGTGACTTACGGCAGCCGCCCGCACCTGATCTGGTGAAGCGTCAATTTGTTGCTGATGAGCCGAATCAGCTATGGGTGGCGGATGCTACGTTTGTGCCGACTGGAGCTGGCTTTATCTATCTGGCCATTGTCTTGGATGTGTGGAGTCGACGTGTCGTGGGCTGCTCAGGATTACCCACAAATTTTAGTCACACTGGTGCATGA